In the Nicotiana tabacum cultivar K326 chromosome 16, ASM71507v2, whole genome shotgun sequence genome, one interval contains:
- the LOC107763879 gene encoding uncharacterized protein LOC107763879, giving the protein MSRGIDNNNRRKKKAEDDEVEELLRAAEDDVFLKLSLNSHMARGSSTQFIDPDLDQRFRALKFKQTPKTKNPIPQQPCSTSTASDVNLFPRFAALKSSLPAYSSSANQQAAEENEEDDDEVEKVIKWAIDAARLDPSPPSDTDEDENSEDDVS; this is encoded by the coding sequence ATGAGCAGAGGTATCGACAACAACAataggaggaagaagaaggcggAAGACGACGAGGTTGAAGAGCTGCTGCGGGCGGCAGAGGATGACGTATTCCTCAAGCTCAGCCTCAATTCCCATATGGCTCGTGGTTCTTCCACCCAATTCATCGATCCAGATCTCGATCAACGTTTCCGTGCCCTCAAATTCAAGCAAACCCCCAAAACCAAAAACCCTATTCCCCAACAACCATGTTCAACCTCTACAGCTTCCGATGTTAACTTGTTTCCCAGATTTGCAGCTCTCAAAAGCTCCCTTCCCGCTTATTCTTCTTCGGCTAACCAACAGGCTGCGGAGGAGAATGAAGAGGATGACGATGAAGTTGAGAAGGTGATTAAGTGGGCCATTGATGCTGCTAGGCTTGACCCTTCACCTCCCTCTGACACTGATGAAGATGAAAATAGTGAGGATGATGTCAGCTAA